TTTTCTCCTCCATATCTTCCGTCTCCGGCAATCGGATGTCCTAAATCCTGCATGTGTACACGAATCTGGTTTTTACGTCCGGTCTCTAAATCAAGTTCCACTAAAGAATATCCGTTGGCACGTTTGATTGTTCTATAATGAGTGATAGACTTTGAACCGCCGTCGTCATATCCACTGGAACTTACGTATAAAGTCTTGTCCGTCAGCCAGGAAACAACAGTATCATAATCTTTTTCCATACTTCCTTCTACTACGGCTACATACCGACGGTCGGTCACTATATCATGCCAGTTGTCGCGCAGAGTACGTTGTGTCTTTTCGTCCTTGGCAAACATCATCAATCCGGAAGTGTCTCTGTCCAGACGATGTACAATGTACACTCGGTGTTGACGTCCGGAACGTTGCACATATTCATTAAGTATGGTATAGGCTGTGCGCTCTTTTTGACGTTCCGTATTGACGGACAAAAGTCCTTGCATCTTTTCGACCACAATGATATATGCGTCTTCGTACACAATTTTCAGCAATCGGTTATTAAATTCTTTCCTTCCTTTATCTTTGCTGATTTGAACTTTCATTCCCGGTTTCAACGGAAAGTTGAATTGCGTGGTTATTACATTATCTACCAATACCACTCGTTTGCTGAGCAATGACTTTAGTTTTGTACGGCTTGCGTCCGGCATTTTGGCAGTCAGGAACTCCATTAGTTCCATTGGCTCTTTGACTGCATAATTGGTATATTGTGCACGTGCTTTTTCAGCAGGAGTTCTTCTCGGTCTTTTTTCCATTTCTTTTTTCTTTTAAGAACGATTCAATTAAAGATTATCGGAGTTCCAGCAATACCACATTTTCCACGTGGTGAGTATGAGGGAACATATCTACCGGCTGCACGGCCTTCACCTTATATTTTTCGTCCAGTAATTGCAGGTCACGTGCCTGAGTGGCGGGATTACAGCTTACGTAAACAATTCGTTTGGGTTCGGCAAACAAGATTACATCCACCACATCCTGATGCATACCTGCACGAGGAGGGTCGGTGATGATAACATCCGGACGTCCATGCTCGTTGATAAATTCCTGAGTCAGAATATCCTTCATGTCACCTGCATAAAACAGGGTATTCTTAATATCGTTGATTTCTGCGTTCACCTTTGCGTCTTCAATGGCTTCCGGCACATACTCGATACCAATCACCTGACGAGCCCGGCGTGATACGAAGTTGGCGATAGTTCCGGTTCCGGTGTAAAGGTCATATACAAGTTCATTTCCGGTCAGTCCGGCAAACTCGCGGGCTACCTTATATAAATTATATGCCTGTTCTGAATTTGTTTGATAGAATGATTTCGGTCCCACTTTGAAACGCAATCCTTCCATTTCTTCAAAGATATGATCGTTTCCTTTGAACACATACACATCCAGATCATTGATCGTATCGTTGCACTTATTATTAATAATGTATAGGAGAGAAGTTATTTCCGGGAAAGAATCTGCCACGAATTGAAGCAACTGCTTGAACAGTTCCATTTCATGATCTTCCGTAATCTTGCAGATCACGATTACCATTAGTTCACCTGTGGAGGAAGTGCGGACAATCATATTCCGTAACATACCTTCTTGCGTACGCAGGTTGATAAATGAGTAGTCATGCTCATAAGCATAATCGCGTATCGCATTACGAATCCGGTTGGATATATCATCCTGCAACCAGCACTTTTCGATTGCCAATACCTTGTCGAATGCTCCCGGAATATGGAAACCTACTGCATTCATCTGGTCATACTTCACATCCTGACGGACTTCTTCGTTCGTCAACCAACGTTTGTTGGAAAATGTAAATTCCAGTTTGTTCCGGTAAAACTCTGTTTTTGCGGAACCTAAAATCGGCGAAATCTCCGGAAGTTCAATCTTTCCGATACGTCTCAGGTTGTCTTCCACCTGCTTTTGCTTGTATCTGATCTGCTCCGGATAGGGTAGCACTTGCCATTTACAGCCGCCGCAAACACCATAGTGCTGGCAGAAAGGAACTGCACGATTGGGCGATAGTTCGTGGAACTTTACCGCTTCGGCTTCGGCATATTTATTTTTTTTACGCTTGATTTGCAGGTCTACGACATCACCCGGCACTACGTAAGGAACAAAAATTACCAGGTCGTTTACTTTTGCAATGGCTTTTCCTTCGGCAGCCACATCCATGATTGTTACCTTCTCCAATAAGGGAAGCTCTTTTTTCTTTCTTGCCACTTTTACACCAGTCTAATAATTACTTTGCAAAAGTAGGTATTTTTTTTGGAAA
The nucleotide sequence above comes from Bacteroides caccae. Encoded proteins:
- a CDS encoding RluA family pseudouridine synthase, translating into MEKRPRRTPAEKARAQYTNYAVKEPMELMEFLTAKMPDASRTKLKSLLSKRVVLVDNVITTQFNFPLKPGMKVQISKDKGRKEFNNRLLKIVYEDAYIIVVEKMQGLLSVNTERQKERTAYTILNEYVQRSGRQHRVYIVHRLDRDTSGLMMFAKDEKTQRTLRDNWHDIVTDRRYVAVVEGSMEKDYDTVVSWLTDKTLYVSSSGYDDGGSKSITHYRTIKRANGYSLVELDLETGRKNQIRVHMQDLGHPIAGDGRYGGENYSNPIGRLALHAFKLCFYHPVTGDLMEFETPYPGEFKKLFLKK
- the rlmD gene encoding 23S rRNA (uracil(1939)-C(5))-methyltransferase RlmD, which translates into the protein MDVAAEGKAIAKVNDLVIFVPYVVPGDVVDLQIKRKKNKYAEAEAVKFHELSPNRAVPFCQHYGVCGGCKWQVLPYPEQIRYKQKQVEDNLRRIGKIELPEISPILGSAKTEFYRNKLEFTFSNKRWLTNEEVRQDVKYDQMNAVGFHIPGAFDKVLAIEKCWLQDDISNRIRNAIRDYAYEHDYSFINLRTQEGMLRNMIVRTSSTGELMVIVICKITEDHEMELFKQLLQFVADSFPEITSLLYIINNKCNDTINDLDVYVFKGNDHIFEEMEGLRFKVGPKSFYQTNSEQAYNLYKVAREFAGLTGNELVYDLYTGTGTIANFVSRRARQVIGIEYVPEAIEDAKVNAEINDIKNTLFYAGDMKDILTQEFINEHGRPDVIITDPPRAGMHQDVVDVILFAEPKRIVYVSCNPATQARDLQLLDEKYKVKAVQPVDMFPHTHHVENVVLLELR